From bacterium:
TGGATGAGGGAGAAGCGGGACAGCACCTTGTGGATTTTATTTTTCTGCAGGGTGCCGATGAAGTGCCACTCCAGGCCGCAATCGCCGACTTCTGTGAACTTGGCCAGCGCGTCCTGGACGCGGTTCTCGCCGATGACGCGGACCCCGGCCCGGGCCAGGAGGGGGAGCGCCTCGGCGCCCACGTACTTCGTCGCGGCGACCAGGCGGATCCCCGCGGGGTCCCGGCCGGCGCGCGCGGCCGCGGCGGCGATTCTCCCCCGCACCGCGGCCACGTTTTTTTCGAGGGCTTCGTAGTCGTACATGGTCAGGGCTCCGGGGGGTACAGGCGGTACGGCTCCACGGAGGCGGCGAACCGCTCCGCGTCGGCGGCCCAACGGTCGAGGAGCTCCCCCGCCCCGATCTCGCCGGCAATCAGCCGACCCAGCGAATCGTCGCCCGCCATTTGCCGCAGGTACGTCCGGTCCACGACCAGCGTACCGGCGTGGCGGACGGCGAGGAAATCGTAGCCGTACACCGCCAGCCGGAGCGGGTCGAAGGTGTTGCGGTCGGTGACGGTGACCTCCACCCCCCGGCAGGCCTTCCCGCCGTAGCGGCCGTCGCTGGGCGAGTGGGGGGTGAACTCGGTGACGGCGTAAACCGCCCCGGGGCAGTGGGCCTCCCAGTAGAGCGCCAGCCCCTCGGCGTCCAGCCAGGGCGCCCCCACCCGCTCGAAGGGCGCGTCCGTCCCCCGGCCCACCGAGAGGTTCGCCGGCTCGAAGAGGCCGATACCGGGATAGACGAGGGCTCCCTCCAGGCGGGTGAGATTCGGTGAAGGCGGACGCCAGACCGGCCCGCCCGCCTGCTCATCGAGGCACTTTTCCGGGGCGTACCCTTCCAGCCCGACGACCTCCACCCGCGCTCCGGGGAGGAGCTCGCCGGCGATCCACCGCGCCAGCTCGCCCGGGGTGAGCCCGTAGCGGATGGGGACCGGTAGTTTGCCGACGAATGAATCGGAGAGAGCGTCCGGGAGCGGGCCGGAAATCCGCGTCCCCAGGGGGCAGGGGCGGTCCAGGACGACCAGCGGCACCCCCGCCTCCCGGCAGGCCGCCAGGCAGAGGTAGAGGGTGGAGGTATAGGTGAAGAAGCGGACGCCGGCGTCGGCCAGGTCGTAAACGAGGGCGTCCAGGAGCTTTAGGTCGGCGGGGTCCGGCGCCCTCCCGCGGCCGTAGAGGCTCTTGACCACGAGGCCGGTGGCACCCTCCACCGTGTCGGCCAGGTCGCCGAAGGAGTCGGCCCCCAGCCCGTGCTCCGGGGCGTAGAGCCAGGCGAGCTCGACGTTCTCCGCGCGGTAGATGATTTCCCAGCTCGGCGCGCCCGACGCGTCCACGCTCGCCGCGTTGCAGACCAGGGCGACCCGCCGGCCGTCCAGGGCACGGAAGCCGTCCCCGGAGAGCACCTCGACCCC
This genomic window contains:
- a CDS encoding DUF1343 domain-containing protein produces the protein PPFPPGLDTGGPSPVHSTDRIKHHSNQRDAVRGATALCTVSSILLATACGGEVGEAPVADPAPETAPVPFRTGVEVLSGDGFRALDGRRVALVCNAASVDASGAPSWEIIYRAENVELAWLYAPEHGLGADSFGDLADTVEGATGLVVKSLYGRGRAPDPADLKLLDALVYDLADAGVRFFTYTSTLYLCLAACREAGVPLVVLDRPCPLGTRISGPLPDALSDSFVGKLPVPIRYGLTPGELARWIAGELLPGARVEVVGLEGYAPEKCLDEQAGGPVWRPPSPNLTRLEGALVYPGIGLFEPANLSVGRGTDAPFERVGAPWLDAEGLALYWEAHCPGAVYAVTEFTPHSPSDGRYGGKACRGVEVTVTDRNTFDPLRLAVYGYDFLAVRHAGTLVVDRTYLRQMAGDDSLGRLIAGEIGAGELLDRWAADAERFAASVEPYRLYPPEP